One Panicum virgatum strain AP13 chromosome 9K, P.virgatum_v5, whole genome shotgun sequence genomic region harbors:
- the LOC120647591 gene encoding uncharacterized protein LOC120647591 isoform X4 → MSARLWMLSFKSPSFVNQPASQDSVEIIPKLTLFGHNARIWDCYVSDSIVITAGEDCTCCIWGMDGKLIKMFREHIGRGIWRCLFDPSSLLLVTAGFDSAIKVHHLRDSIFHDKAEDKVVCNSLNYDSEVFVLSSPSVLGQCGPLDSKSEYVRCLHFAEENVLYVATNNGYLHHAELSNIEDVRWTEIIQVTEKAPIICMDVMPTYSNHSLNREDVIALGDGRGNVTIVRLTSGSIEPKVKLSFTWPAEKDRQLLGVYWCKSLECSHIFTADPRGVLKLWNIRDALFSSTDVINAPQKCPLISVFESSFGARIMCLDASPREEILIAGDKKGNITAFPFPKILVLHDSCVMQQKMPSCDRFKGAHGISSVTSVNIKDSISDHIEIHTTGGDGCICFFKYGRNVRKIDFFGMRQVKELGTIQSIYTNLAPESQLSTYAIGFTSADFIIWDLENETKMAQVSCGGWRRPYSYYLGMVPEYQNCFAFVKDHDIHIHRHWASTQDKKLLPQVLHLQFHGREVHSLCFIDPASYSNLENCSDLLIATGCEDGTVRLTGLLTCSSGRWCSSKLLGEHVGGSAVRATCFIPRTYTITDKSCNYSLNDISDNIALENKDETFLLISVGSKQVLTTWILQPRIENGQVCLNGLDVDSKQSSKNLESGDLAMSFQWLTTHMPPKLTRNRLKAGHIKHSEEGNSSVVQPNLGVMDHMENDWRYLSVTAFLLKHPVLRLTVCFVVVACSDATVVLRALLLPSRLWFDVALLVPQASPVLVLRHIIINASHCKDDAGDRYLIVSGSTDGSITFWNLTETVHGFMQLISEMQPHVSIDCQKRPRTGRGNQGGRRRWSSLANHSLKKRDGDISPPDGSNLSTPYVSENSSETSAVDNTQNVVHEGSEGSNSEIPSSTQSCEIPELRPIQLLSGVHQSGVNCLHISYSTPDKSYCIISGGDDQAVQCFIFTIGSLENCSTTTARLDSHDNGILKILYQHKVPSAHSAAVKGIWTDGAWAFSTGLDQRVRCWKIGSSGKFTEYSHAIISVPEPETLDVFHDRAKTNYQIAVAGRGMQMVEFSPPEDD, encoded by the exons ATGAG TGCTCGCCTGTGGATGCTGAGTTTCAAGTCACCAAGTTTTGTCAATCAGCCAGCCAGTCAAGACAGTGTTGAAATTATACCAAAACTCACACTTTTTGGGCATAATGCGAGGATATGGGATTGCTATGTTTCTGATTCT ATAGTTATAACTGCTGGTGAGGATTGTACTTGTTGCATTtggggaatggatggaaagctaATCAAGATGTTCAGAGAACACAT TGGCCGAGGAATATGGCGATGTTTATTTGACCCAAGCTCACTGCTTCTGGTCACTGCTGGGTTTGATTCAGCAATCAAAGTGCACCATCTACGCGACTCCATTTTTCATGACAAAGCGGAAGACAAAGTAGTATGTAATAGTCTGAACTATGATTCTGAGGTCTTCGTAttgtcttctccttcagttttgGGGCAGTGTGGTCCCCTGGATAG CAAAAGCGAGTATGTTCGTTGTCTACACTTTGCAGAAGAAAATGTTCTGTATGTTGCCACAAATAATGGATATCTGCATCATGCTGAACTCTCTAACATAGAGGATGTAAGATGGACTGAGATCATTCAGGTCACTGAGAAAGCACCAATTATCTGCATGGATGTCATGCCAACATACTCAAACCATTCTTTGAATAGGGAGGACGTAATTGCCCTTGGAGATGGCCGGGGAAATGTTACTATCGTCCGTTTAACCAGTGGCAGCATTGAACCTAAAGTGAAACTATCTTTTACCTGGCCAGCAGAAAAAGATAGGCAGCTACTAGGAGTATACTGGTGCAAGTCACTCGAATGTAG TCACATTTTCACCGCTGATCCTAGGGGTGTGCTTAAGTTATGGAACATAAGAGACGCCCTGTTCTCAAGTACGGATGTTATCAATGCACCTCAGAAGTGTCCACTTATATcagtgtttgaatcctcattTGGGGCTCGAATCATGTGTTTAGATGCATCTCCTCGAGAGGAG ATCCTTATAGCTGGTGATAAAAAGGGAAACATCACAGCCTTTCCTTTCCCTAAAATATTGGTACTGCATGACAGTTGTGTGATGCAGCAGAAGATGCCTTCATGTGACCGTTTTAAAGGAGCTCATGGCATTTCTAGTGTCACAAGTGTTAATATAAAAGACTCCATTTCTGATCATATTGAAATTCACACT ACTGGGGGAGATGGCTGCATTTGCTTCTTTAAGTATGGTAGAAATGTGCGAAAGATTGATTTTTTTGGAATGAGGCAAGTAAAAGAATTGGGCACCATTCAATCCATCTACACTAATCTTGCACCTGAGAGCCAATTGAGTACATATGCAATAGGTTTCACTTCTGCAGATTTTATCATTTGGGACCTTGAGAATGAAACAAAG ATGGCTCAAGTATCCTGTGGAGGTTGGCGGCGCCCTTATTCTTATTACCTCGGGATGGTTCCTGAGTATCAGAACTGCTTTGCCTTTGTAAAG GATCATGATATTCACATTCACAGGCACTGGGCATCAACTCAAGATAAGAAATTACTGCCTCAAGTTCTCCATTTGCAGTTTCATGGTAGAGAAGTGCACTCATTGTGCTTCATAGATCCAGCAAGTTATTCAAATCTTGAGAATTGCTCAGATCTGTTGATAGCAACAGGATGTGAAGATGGAACTGTGCGCCTTACAGG ATTGCTCACTTGTAGTTCTGGAAGATGGTGTTCCTCAAAGTTGCTAGGGGAGCATGTTGGTGGGTCCGCTGTGCGAGCTACATGCTTCATCCCGAGGACCTACACAATAACAGATAAATCATGTAACTACAGTCTGAACGACATTTCTGATAACATTGCACTTGAAAACAAAGACGAGACTTTCTTACTCATATCTGTTGGATCAAAGCAAGTCCTGACTACTTGGATTTTGCAACCTAGGATAGAAAATGGACAAGTATGTCTGAATGGCTTAGATGTTGACTCCAAGCAAAGCTCCAAAAACTTGGAAAGTGGTGATTTAGCCATGTCATTTCAATGGCTGACTACCCACATGCCACCAAAGCTTACCAGGAACAGGTTGAAAGCTGGCCATATAAAACATAGTGAGGAAGGAAATTCCTCTGTTGTGCAGCCAAATCTGGGTGTTATGGATCACATGGAAAATGACTGGCGTTACCTTTCTGTTACAGCATTTCTTTTGAAACATCCGGTTCTCAG GTTGACAGTAtgctttgttgttgttgcttGCTCGGACGCAACAGTTGTGCTCCGTGCTCTTCTGTTGCCTTCCCGATTGTG GTTTGATGTTGCCTTGTTGGTTCCACAGGCATCACCAGTTCTTGTGCTGCGGCATATTATCATCAATGCTAGCCACTGTAAAG ATGATGCTGGAGATAGATACCTTATTGTGAGTGGATCTACAGATGGTAGCATTACTTTCTGGAACCTGACAGAGACAGTTCATGGTTTTATGCAACTAATATCAGAGATGCAACCACACGTGAGTATTGATTGTCAAAAGCGTCCCAGGACAGGAAGAGGGAACCAAGGCGGTCGTCGCCGGTGGAGCTCACTGGCAAACCATTCTTTGAagaagagagatggagatataTCACCCCCTGATGGAAGCAACCTGAGTACCCCATATGTTTCTGAAAATTCGTCTGAAACTTCTGCTGTGGATAACACTCAGAATGTAGTGCATGAAGGAAGCGAAGGCTCAAATTCTGAGATTCCTTCAAGTACCCAATCATGTGAGATACCTGAACTGAGgccaatacaattattatctGGTGTTCATCAGTCAGGCGTTAATTGTCTCCACATATCATACTCAACACCTGACAAGTCATACTGCATCATAAGTGGTGGGGATGATCAGGCTGTTCAGTGCTTCATCTTCACAATAGGATCCCTAGAGAACTGCTCAACTACCACAGCTAGGCTAGACTCGCATGACAATGGTATACTTAAAATTCTATATCAACATAAGGTCCCATCAGCTCATAGTGCCGCAGTTAAAG GAATCTGGACAGATGGTGCCTGGGCTTTCTCTACTGGCCTTGATCAAAGAGTAAGATGCTGGAAGATAGGATCATCTGGCAAATTCACGGAATACTCCCATGCTATCATTAGTGTGCCTGAGCCTGAAACTCTAGATGTTTTCCATGACCG AGCAAAGACAAATTACCAGATTGCTGTTGCTGGGAGGGGTATGCAAATGGTTGAGTTTTCGCCACCTGAAGACGATTGA
- the LOC120647591 gene encoding uncharacterized protein LOC120647591 isoform X3: MRMWGDSVRQLLVASGTILNEILIWKLAPQNLRSSFLRSYEGDTSGVNDSETIHLGDNQYMTVHLGRIKEHEGSIFRIAWSSDGSKFMSVSDDRSARLWMLSFKSPSFVNQPASQDSVEIIPKLTLFGHNARIWDCYVSDSIVITAGEDCTCCIWGMDGKLIKMFREHIGRGIWRCLFDPSSLLLVTAGFDSAIKVHHLRDSIFHDKAEDKVVCNSLNYDSEVFVLSSPSVLGQCGPLDSKSEYVRCLHFAEENVLYVATNNGYLHHAELSNIEDVRWTEIIQVTEKAPIICMDVMPTYSNHSLNREDVIALGDGRGNVTIVRLTSGSIEPKVKLSFTWPAEKDRQLLGVYWCKSLECSHIFTADPRGVLKLWNIRDALFSSTDVINAPQKCPLISVFESSFGARIMCLDASPREEILIAGDKKGNITAFPFPKILVLHDSCVMQQKMPSCDRFKGAHGISSVTSVNIKDSISDHIEIHTTGGDGCICFFKYGRNVRKIDFFGMRQVKELGTIQSIYTNLAPESQLSTYAIGFTSADFIIWDLENETKMAQVSCGGWRRPYSYYLGMVPEYQNCFAFVKDHDIHIHRHWASTQDKKLLPQVLHLQFHGREVHSLCFIDPASYSNLENCSDLLIATGCEDGTVRLTGLLTCSSGRWCSSKLLGEHVGGSAVRATCFIPRTYTITDKSCNYSLNDISDNIALENKDETFLLISVGSKQVLTTWILQPRIENGQVCLNGLDVDSKQSSKNLESGDLAMSFQWLTTHMPPKLTRNRLKAGHIKHSEEGNSSVVQPNLGVMDHMENDWRYLSVTAFLLKHPVLRLTVCFVVVACSDATVVLRALLLPSRLWFDVALLVPQASPVLVLRHIIINASHCKDDAGDRYLIVSGSTDGSITFWNLTETVHGFMQLISEMQPHVSIDCQKRPRTGRGNQGGRRRWSSLANHSLKKRDGDISPPDGSNLSTPYVSENSSETSAVDNTQNVVHEGSEGSNSEIPSSTQSCEIPELRPIQLLSGVHQSGVNCLHISYSTPDKSYCIISGGDDQAVQCFIFTIGSLENCSTTTARLDSHDNGILKILYQHKVPSAHSAAVKGIWTDGAWAFSTGLDQRVRCWKIGSSGKFTEYSHAIISVPEPETLDVFHDRAKTNYQIAVAGRGMQMVEFSPPEDD, from the exons ATGAGAATGTGGGGTGACTCCGTTAGACAACTTCTTGTGGCATCCGGAACCATTTTAAATGAG ATTCTCATATGGAAATTGGCACCACAAAATCTCAGATCCTCCTTTTTACGCTCGTATGAAGGGGATACTTCTGGTGTAAATGATAGCGAAACCATACATCTTGGTGACAATCAGTACATGACAGTTCATCTTGGTAGGATCAAGGAACATGAAGGTTCAATATTCCGAATAGCTTGGTCCTCTGATGGATCAAAGTTTATGTCTGTTTCTGATGACCGTAG TGCTCGCCTGTGGATGCTGAGTTTCAAGTCACCAAGTTTTGTCAATCAGCCAGCCAGTCAAGACAGTGTTGAAATTATACCAAAACTCACACTTTTTGGGCATAATGCGAGGATATGGGATTGCTATGTTTCTGATTCT ATAGTTATAACTGCTGGTGAGGATTGTACTTGTTGCATTtggggaatggatggaaagctaATCAAGATGTTCAGAGAACACAT TGGCCGAGGAATATGGCGATGTTTATTTGACCCAAGCTCACTGCTTCTGGTCACTGCTGGGTTTGATTCAGCAATCAAAGTGCACCATCTACGCGACTCCATTTTTCATGACAAAGCGGAAGACAAAGTAGTATGTAATAGTCTGAACTATGATTCTGAGGTCTTCGTAttgtcttctccttcagttttgGGGCAGTGTGGTCCCCTGGATAG CAAAAGCGAGTATGTTCGTTGTCTACACTTTGCAGAAGAAAATGTTCTGTATGTTGCCACAAATAATGGATATCTGCATCATGCTGAACTCTCTAACATAGAGGATGTAAGATGGACTGAGATCATTCAGGTCACTGAGAAAGCACCAATTATCTGCATGGATGTCATGCCAACATACTCAAACCATTCTTTGAATAGGGAGGACGTAATTGCCCTTGGAGATGGCCGGGGAAATGTTACTATCGTCCGTTTAACCAGTGGCAGCATTGAACCTAAAGTGAAACTATCTTTTACCTGGCCAGCAGAAAAAGATAGGCAGCTACTAGGAGTATACTGGTGCAAGTCACTCGAATGTAG TCACATTTTCACCGCTGATCCTAGGGGTGTGCTTAAGTTATGGAACATAAGAGACGCCCTGTTCTCAAGTACGGATGTTATCAATGCACCTCAGAAGTGTCCACTTATATcagtgtttgaatcctcattTGGGGCTCGAATCATGTGTTTAGATGCATCTCCTCGAGAGGAG ATCCTTATAGCTGGTGATAAAAAGGGAAACATCACAGCCTTTCCTTTCCCTAAAATATTGGTACTGCATGACAGTTGTGTGATGCAGCAGAAGATGCCTTCATGTGACCGTTTTAAAGGAGCTCATGGCATTTCTAGTGTCACAAGTGTTAATATAAAAGACTCCATTTCTGATCATATTGAAATTCACACT ACTGGGGGAGATGGCTGCATTTGCTTCTTTAAGTATGGTAGAAATGTGCGAAAGATTGATTTTTTTGGAATGAGGCAAGTAAAAGAATTGGGCACCATTCAATCCATCTACACTAATCTTGCACCTGAGAGCCAATTGAGTACATATGCAATAGGTTTCACTTCTGCAGATTTTATCATTTGGGACCTTGAGAATGAAACAAAG ATGGCTCAAGTATCCTGTGGAGGTTGGCGGCGCCCTTATTCTTATTACCTCGGGATGGTTCCTGAGTATCAGAACTGCTTTGCCTTTGTAAAG GATCATGATATTCACATTCACAGGCACTGGGCATCAACTCAAGATAAGAAATTACTGCCTCAAGTTCTCCATTTGCAGTTTCATGGTAGAGAAGTGCACTCATTGTGCTTCATAGATCCAGCAAGTTATTCAAATCTTGAGAATTGCTCAGATCTGTTGATAGCAACAGGATGTGAAGATGGAACTGTGCGCCTTACAGG ATTGCTCACTTGTAGTTCTGGAAGATGGTGTTCCTCAAAGTTGCTAGGGGAGCATGTTGGTGGGTCCGCTGTGCGAGCTACATGCTTCATCCCGAGGACCTACACAATAACAGATAAATCATGTAACTACAGTCTGAACGACATTTCTGATAACATTGCACTTGAAAACAAAGACGAGACTTTCTTACTCATATCTGTTGGATCAAAGCAAGTCCTGACTACTTGGATTTTGCAACCTAGGATAGAAAATGGACAAGTATGTCTGAATGGCTTAGATGTTGACTCCAAGCAAAGCTCCAAAAACTTGGAAAGTGGTGATTTAGCCATGTCATTTCAATGGCTGACTACCCACATGCCACCAAAGCTTACCAGGAACAGGTTGAAAGCTGGCCATATAAAACATAGTGAGGAAGGAAATTCCTCTGTTGTGCAGCCAAATCTGGGTGTTATGGATCACATGGAAAATGACTGGCGTTACCTTTCTGTTACAGCATTTCTTTTGAAACATCCGGTTCTCAG GTTGACAGTAtgctttgttgttgttgcttGCTCGGACGCAACAGTTGTGCTCCGTGCTCTTCTGTTGCCTTCCCGATTGTG GTTTGATGTTGCCTTGTTGGTTCCACAGGCATCACCAGTTCTTGTGCTGCGGCATATTATCATCAATGCTAGCCACTGTAAAG ATGATGCTGGAGATAGATACCTTATTGTGAGTGGATCTACAGATGGTAGCATTACTTTCTGGAACCTGACAGAGACAGTTCATGGTTTTATGCAACTAATATCAGAGATGCAACCACACGTGAGTATTGATTGTCAAAAGCGTCCCAGGACAGGAAGAGGGAACCAAGGCGGTCGTCGCCGGTGGAGCTCACTGGCAAACCATTCTTTGAagaagagagatggagatataTCACCCCCTGATGGAAGCAACCTGAGTACCCCATATGTTTCTGAAAATTCGTCTGAAACTTCTGCTGTGGATAACACTCAGAATGTAGTGCATGAAGGAAGCGAAGGCTCAAATTCTGAGATTCCTTCAAGTACCCAATCATGTGAGATACCTGAACTGAGgccaatacaattattatctGGTGTTCATCAGTCAGGCGTTAATTGTCTCCACATATCATACTCAACACCTGACAAGTCATACTGCATCATAAGTGGTGGGGATGATCAGGCTGTTCAGTGCTTCATCTTCACAATAGGATCCCTAGAGAACTGCTCAACTACCACAGCTAGGCTAGACTCGCATGACAATGGTATACTTAAAATTCTATATCAACATAAGGTCCCATCAGCTCATAGTGCCGCAGTTAAAG GAATCTGGACAGATGGTGCCTGGGCTTTCTCTACTGGCCTTGATCAAAGAGTAAGATGCTGGAAGATAGGATCATCTGGCAAATTCACGGAATACTCCCATGCTATCATTAGTGTGCCTGAGCCTGAAACTCTAGATGTTTTCCATGACCG AGCAAAGACAAATTACCAGATTGCTGTTGCTGGGAGGGGTATGCAAATGGTTGAGTTTTCGCCACCTGAAGACGATTGA
- the LOC120647591 gene encoding uncharacterized protein LOC120647591 isoform X5, whose protein sequence is MLSFKSPSFVNQPASQDSVEIIPKLTLFGHNARIWDCYVSDSIVITAGEDCTCCIWGMDGKLIKMFREHIGRGIWRCLFDPSSLLLVTAGFDSAIKVHHLRDSIFHDKAEDKVVCNSLNYDSEVFVLSSPSVLGQCGPLDSKSEYVRCLHFAEENVLYVATNNGYLHHAELSNIEDVRWTEIIQVTEKAPIICMDVMPTYSNHSLNREDVIALGDGRGNVTIVRLTSGSIEPKVKLSFTWPAEKDRQLLGVYWCKSLECSHIFTADPRGVLKLWNIRDALFSSTDVINAPQKCPLISVFESSFGARIMCLDASPREEILIAGDKKGNITAFPFPKILVLHDSCVMQQKMPSCDRFKGAHGISSVTSVNIKDSISDHIEIHTTGGDGCICFFKYGRNVRKIDFFGMRQVKELGTIQSIYTNLAPESQLSTYAIGFTSADFIIWDLENETKMAQVSCGGWRRPYSYYLGMVPEYQNCFAFVKDHDIHIHRHWASTQDKKLLPQVLHLQFHGREVHSLCFIDPASYSNLENCSDLLIATGCEDGTVRLTGLLTCSSGRWCSSKLLGEHVGGSAVRATCFIPRTYTITDKSCNYSLNDISDNIALENKDETFLLISVGSKQVLTTWILQPRIENGQVCLNGLDVDSKQSSKNLESGDLAMSFQWLTTHMPPKLTRNRLKAGHIKHSEEGNSSVVQPNLGVMDHMENDWRYLSVTAFLLKHPVLRLTVCFVVVACSDATVVLRALLLPSRLWFDVALLVPQASPVLVLRHIIINASHCKDDAGDRYLIVSGSTDGSITFWNLTETVHGFMQLISEMQPHVSIDCQKRPRTGRGNQGGRRRWSSLANHSLKKRDGDISPPDGSNLSTPYVSENSSETSAVDNTQNVVHEGSEGSNSEIPSSTQSCEIPELRPIQLLSGVHQSGVNCLHISYSTPDKSYCIISGGDDQAVQCFIFTIGSLENCSTTTARLDSHDNGILKILYQHKVPSAHSAAVKGIWTDGAWAFSTGLDQRVRCWKIGSSGKFTEYSHAIISVPEPETLDVFHDRAKTNYQIAVAGRGMQMVEFSPPEDD, encoded by the exons ATGCTGAGTTTCAAGTCACCAAGTTTTGTCAATCAGCCAGCCAGTCAAGACAGTGTTGAAATTATACCAAAACTCACACTTTTTGGGCATAATGCGAGGATATGGGATTGCTATGTTTCTGATTCT ATAGTTATAACTGCTGGTGAGGATTGTACTTGTTGCATTtggggaatggatggaaagctaATCAAGATGTTCAGAGAACACAT TGGCCGAGGAATATGGCGATGTTTATTTGACCCAAGCTCACTGCTTCTGGTCACTGCTGGGTTTGATTCAGCAATCAAAGTGCACCATCTACGCGACTCCATTTTTCATGACAAAGCGGAAGACAAAGTAGTATGTAATAGTCTGAACTATGATTCTGAGGTCTTCGTAttgtcttctccttcagttttgGGGCAGTGTGGTCCCCTGGATAG CAAAAGCGAGTATGTTCGTTGTCTACACTTTGCAGAAGAAAATGTTCTGTATGTTGCCACAAATAATGGATATCTGCATCATGCTGAACTCTCTAACATAGAGGATGTAAGATGGACTGAGATCATTCAGGTCACTGAGAAAGCACCAATTATCTGCATGGATGTCATGCCAACATACTCAAACCATTCTTTGAATAGGGAGGACGTAATTGCCCTTGGAGATGGCCGGGGAAATGTTACTATCGTCCGTTTAACCAGTGGCAGCATTGAACCTAAAGTGAAACTATCTTTTACCTGGCCAGCAGAAAAAGATAGGCAGCTACTAGGAGTATACTGGTGCAAGTCACTCGAATGTAG TCACATTTTCACCGCTGATCCTAGGGGTGTGCTTAAGTTATGGAACATAAGAGACGCCCTGTTCTCAAGTACGGATGTTATCAATGCACCTCAGAAGTGTCCACTTATATcagtgtttgaatcctcattTGGGGCTCGAATCATGTGTTTAGATGCATCTCCTCGAGAGGAG ATCCTTATAGCTGGTGATAAAAAGGGAAACATCACAGCCTTTCCTTTCCCTAAAATATTGGTACTGCATGACAGTTGTGTGATGCAGCAGAAGATGCCTTCATGTGACCGTTTTAAAGGAGCTCATGGCATTTCTAGTGTCACAAGTGTTAATATAAAAGACTCCATTTCTGATCATATTGAAATTCACACT ACTGGGGGAGATGGCTGCATTTGCTTCTTTAAGTATGGTAGAAATGTGCGAAAGATTGATTTTTTTGGAATGAGGCAAGTAAAAGAATTGGGCACCATTCAATCCATCTACACTAATCTTGCACCTGAGAGCCAATTGAGTACATATGCAATAGGTTTCACTTCTGCAGATTTTATCATTTGGGACCTTGAGAATGAAACAAAG ATGGCTCAAGTATCCTGTGGAGGTTGGCGGCGCCCTTATTCTTATTACCTCGGGATGGTTCCTGAGTATCAGAACTGCTTTGCCTTTGTAAAG GATCATGATATTCACATTCACAGGCACTGGGCATCAACTCAAGATAAGAAATTACTGCCTCAAGTTCTCCATTTGCAGTTTCATGGTAGAGAAGTGCACTCATTGTGCTTCATAGATCCAGCAAGTTATTCAAATCTTGAGAATTGCTCAGATCTGTTGATAGCAACAGGATGTGAAGATGGAACTGTGCGCCTTACAGG ATTGCTCACTTGTAGTTCTGGAAGATGGTGTTCCTCAAAGTTGCTAGGGGAGCATGTTGGTGGGTCCGCTGTGCGAGCTACATGCTTCATCCCGAGGACCTACACAATAACAGATAAATCATGTAACTACAGTCTGAACGACATTTCTGATAACATTGCACTTGAAAACAAAGACGAGACTTTCTTACTCATATCTGTTGGATCAAAGCAAGTCCTGACTACTTGGATTTTGCAACCTAGGATAGAAAATGGACAAGTATGTCTGAATGGCTTAGATGTTGACTCCAAGCAAAGCTCCAAAAACTTGGAAAGTGGTGATTTAGCCATGTCATTTCAATGGCTGACTACCCACATGCCACCAAAGCTTACCAGGAACAGGTTGAAAGCTGGCCATATAAAACATAGTGAGGAAGGAAATTCCTCTGTTGTGCAGCCAAATCTGGGTGTTATGGATCACATGGAAAATGACTGGCGTTACCTTTCTGTTACAGCATTTCTTTTGAAACATCCGGTTCTCAG GTTGACAGTAtgctttgttgttgttgcttGCTCGGACGCAACAGTTGTGCTCCGTGCTCTTCTGTTGCCTTCCCGATTGTG GTTTGATGTTGCCTTGTTGGTTCCACAGGCATCACCAGTTCTTGTGCTGCGGCATATTATCATCAATGCTAGCCACTGTAAAG ATGATGCTGGAGATAGATACCTTATTGTGAGTGGATCTACAGATGGTAGCATTACTTTCTGGAACCTGACAGAGACAGTTCATGGTTTTATGCAACTAATATCAGAGATGCAACCACACGTGAGTATTGATTGTCAAAAGCGTCCCAGGACAGGAAGAGGGAACCAAGGCGGTCGTCGCCGGTGGAGCTCACTGGCAAACCATTCTTTGAagaagagagatggagatataTCACCCCCTGATGGAAGCAACCTGAGTACCCCATATGTTTCTGAAAATTCGTCTGAAACTTCTGCTGTGGATAACACTCAGAATGTAGTGCATGAAGGAAGCGAAGGCTCAAATTCTGAGATTCCTTCAAGTACCCAATCATGTGAGATACCTGAACTGAGgccaatacaattattatctGGTGTTCATCAGTCAGGCGTTAATTGTCTCCACATATCATACTCAACACCTGACAAGTCATACTGCATCATAAGTGGTGGGGATGATCAGGCTGTTCAGTGCTTCATCTTCACAATAGGATCCCTAGAGAACTGCTCAACTACCACAGCTAGGCTAGACTCGCATGACAATGGTATACTTAAAATTCTATATCAACATAAGGTCCCATCAGCTCATAGTGCCGCAGTTAAAG GAATCTGGACAGATGGTGCCTGGGCTTTCTCTACTGGCCTTGATCAAAGAGTAAGATGCTGGAAGATAGGATCATCTGGCAAATTCACGGAATACTCCCATGCTATCATTAGTGTGCCTGAGCCTGAAACTCTAGATGTTTTCCATGACCG AGCAAAGACAAATTACCAGATTGCTGTTGCTGGGAGGGGTATGCAAATGGTTGAGTTTTCGCCACCTGAAGACGATTGA